Proteins from a genomic interval of Zingiber officinale cultivar Zhangliang chromosome 1B, Zo_v1.1, whole genome shotgun sequence:
- the LOC121987575 gene encoding disease resistance protein RPS2-like isoform X1, producing the protein MEGQATAGRRILLQDRISNASLGHTARLLLFVTSRSSSTMGSVSTSSVMDIFNLLKACCSQSCNYIMTYGGTFSSLASEVGQLKDKSSDVKRGVEAATRDGMTPRSEVLGWLSSVQDMEGEAESIERKYNQKIKCLCSFPLNVCSAYRLRNRAEAALATIRELKQSVEFTKLADNLNLIRSIKMPTNKTIGMDKVFEELLRHAKDDSLSVIGIHGMGGVGKTALLRRFNNDFPSETEADVVIFLELSIDYKLEEVQKSLFDRLSLTWKDEVTHRDRATKLFRVLSTLKFILLLDNLWEPLNYQVVGIPLPAPPSKCKIIFTSRTEDTCSHMGTEKMIKMECLEQEAAWNLFRNSARMDVIDADKNIRIKARDLHKECGGLPAALIVLAQAMAPKKTWEEWIHALTIMKDTPHQLPGMTKTVFSILKLSYDRLSSDNLRVCASYGALFKKGSWIDKFDIRDLWIGEGIFDNADNICDSTQQTQFLLGILHAASLTVRVHDDYFTMHPMTRAMILWVQRECGKKENKWLVRDRERVEEAPAAEKWRDAERIALVWNQIRDLPEAPECPNLIFLNLHVNKFLRKIPNGFFLHMPHLKILDLRDTSIRELPVSIGNLVQLHYLSLCETRITSLPKEMAALVNLKYLSLESMKYLRNIPDRLISGLRELQWLDMGDSYSGWREGQTWEGGVSFEEMESLKRLKFIGITVSTFAALQNLCDSPRLAAFTHWLHIKGCPDLTTFNLPSMNFHAETMPRVIHIELHAMSELEEVVIGNRKHILPSLQELRLSSLPKAKLVWRARFPNALCELEIEDCRALDRLIKLEEEANGSGERVITIFPHLHTMVLRRLPELKSLSDGE; encoded by the exons ATGGAGGGCCAAGCGACGGCCGGCCGCCGAATCCTTTTGCAGGACCGCATCAGCAATGCTTCACTGGGACACACCGCAAGGCTGCTCTTGTTCGTCACGAGTCGCTC CAGCTCTACAATGGGGTCTGTTTCCACGAGTTCTGTTATGGATATTTTCAACTTGTTGAAGGCTTGTTGCTCTCAGTCATGCAATTATATCATGACCTATGGGGGGACTTTTAGCTCCTTGGCCAGTGAGGTTGGGCAGCTGAAGGACAAAAGTTCCGATGTCAAGAGAGGCGTCGAGGCAGCAACAAGGGATGGCATGACTCCCAGGAGCGAAGTGCTTGGGTGGCTAAGCTCCGTGCAAGACATGGAAGGTGAAGCCGAGTCGATAGAGAGAAAATACAACCAAAAGATCAAGTGTTTGTGTAGCTTCCCACTCAACGTTTGTTCTGCCTACCGTCTCAGAAACAGAGCTGAAGCAGCACTTGCCACAATCAGAGAGCTCAAACAAAGTGTAGAGTTCACTAAGCTCGCAGATAACCTGAATCTTATCCGCTCCATCAAGATGCCAACCAACAAAACTATCGGCATGGACAAGGTCTTCGAGGAGCTTCTACGCCATGCCAAAGATGATAGTTTGAGTGTGATTGGCATCCACGGAATGGGTGGTGTGGGCAAGACAGCACTCTTGAGAAGATTCAACAATGATTTCCCGAGTGAAACAGAGGCAGACGTGGTAATCTTCCTTGAGCTATCAATAGACTATAAGCTGGAGGAAGTCCAGAAATCTTTATTCGATCGACTGAGTTTGACATGGAAGGATGAGGTCACACACAGAGACAGAGCAACCAAATTATTTAGAGTCCTGAGTACGTTGAAATTCATATTGTTACTCGATAATCTATGGGAGCCCCTAAATTATCAGGTTGTTGGAATTCCACTTCCCGCGCCTCCATCAAAGTGCAAGATCATATTCACATCCCGAACAGAAGACACTTGCAGCCACATGGGCACAGAAAAGATGATTAAAATGGAATGCTTAGAACAGGAGGCAGCCTGGAATCTCTTCAGAAATAGTGCAAGGATGGATGTCATTGACGCCGACAAGAATATACGGATCAAGGCTAGAGATTTACACAAGGAATGTGGCGGCTTGCCTGCAGCTCTCATTGTGCTGGCACAAGCAATGGCGCCTAAAAAGACGTGGGAAGAGTGGATACACGCCTTGACCATCATGAAGGACACACCACACCAACTTCCTGGTATGACAAAAACTGTTTTTTCTATCCTGAAACTAAGCTATGATCGTCTATCCAGTGATAACTTGCGAGTTTGCGCCTCTTATGGTGCATTATTCAAAAAAGGATCTTGGATTGACAAATTTGATATTAGGGATTTATGGATAGGTGAAGGGATTTTTGATAATGCCGATAATATATGCGATTCTACCCAGCAGACACAGTTTCTACTTGGCATACTACATGCAGCATCTTTAACCGTAAGGGTTCATGATGACTACTTCACGATGCATCCCATGACCCGGGCCATGATATTGTGGGTGCAACGTGAGTGCGGGAAGAAGGAGAACAAATGGTTGGTGCGGGATAGGGAGCGGGTCGAAGAAGCACCGGCAGCTGAGAAATGGCGAGATGCAGAGAGAATTGCACTTGTGTGGAACCAAATAAGAGACCTTCCAGAAGCACCTGAATGTCCTAACTTGATTTTTCTGAATCTTCACGTTAACAAATTTCTCAGGAAGATTCCAAATGGCTTCTTCTTGCACATGCCTCACCTCAAAATCCTTGATTTGCGAGATACTTCTATAAGGGAGCTCCCGGTAAGCATTGGCAATCTGGTGCAACTACACTATCTCAGTCTATGCGAAACTAGGATTACTTCTCTACCAAAGGAGATGGCAGCATTAGTAAATCTCAAATATTTGTCATTGGAATCCATGAAATATTTGAGAAATATTCCTGACCGACTAATCTCCGGTCTTCGAGAATTGCAGTGGCTTGACATGGGGGACAGCTACAGTGGGTGGAGGGAAGGACAGACTTGGGAAGGAGGTGTGAGTTTTGAAGAGATGGAAAGTTTGAAGAGATTAAAATTCATTGGGATCACAGTCAGCACTTTTGCTGCTCTTCAAAACCTCTGTGACTCTCCAAGACTGGCAGCATTCACACATTGGCTCCATATAAAAGGGTGTCCAGATTTGACGACGTTCAACCTCCCATCCATGAATTTTCATGCGGAAACAATGCCCAGAGTGATACATATCGAGCTTCACGCAATGAGTGAGCTAGAAGAGGTAGTAATTGGCAATCGTAAACATATTCTTCCATCTCTACAAGAACTTCGACTTTCGAGTCTCCCAAAAGCAAAGCTCGTTTGGAGGGCTAGGTTCCCTAATGCTCTTTGTGAACTAGAAATTGAGGATTGCAGAGCACTAGATAGATTGATCAAATTGGAGGAAGAGGCAAATGGCAGTGGGGAGAGAGTTATAACAATCTTCCCTCATCTCCACACGATGGTGCTACGGAGGCTTCCAGAATTGAAGAGTTTGAGTGATGGAGAATGA
- the LOC121987575 gene encoding disease resistance protein RPS2-like isoform X2 has translation MEGQATAGRRILLQDRISNASLGHTARLLLFVTSRSSTMGSVSTSSVMDIFNLLKACCSQSCNYIMTYGGTFSSLASEVGQLKDKSSDVKRGVEAATRDGMTPRSEVLGWLSSVQDMEGEAESIERKYNQKIKCLCSFPLNVCSAYRLRNRAEAALATIRELKQSVEFTKLADNLNLIRSIKMPTNKTIGMDKVFEELLRHAKDDSLSVIGIHGMGGVGKTALLRRFNNDFPSETEADVVIFLELSIDYKLEEVQKSLFDRLSLTWKDEVTHRDRATKLFRVLSTLKFILLLDNLWEPLNYQVVGIPLPAPPSKCKIIFTSRTEDTCSHMGTEKMIKMECLEQEAAWNLFRNSARMDVIDADKNIRIKARDLHKECGGLPAALIVLAQAMAPKKTWEEWIHALTIMKDTPHQLPGMTKTVFSILKLSYDRLSSDNLRVCASYGALFKKGSWIDKFDIRDLWIGEGIFDNADNICDSTQQTQFLLGILHAASLTVRVHDDYFTMHPMTRAMILWVQRECGKKENKWLVRDRERVEEAPAAEKWRDAERIALVWNQIRDLPEAPECPNLIFLNLHVNKFLRKIPNGFFLHMPHLKILDLRDTSIRELPVSIGNLVQLHYLSLCETRITSLPKEMAALVNLKYLSLESMKYLRNIPDRLISGLRELQWLDMGDSYSGWREGQTWEGGVSFEEMESLKRLKFIGITVSTFAALQNLCDSPRLAAFTHWLHIKGCPDLTTFNLPSMNFHAETMPRVIHIELHAMSELEEVVIGNRKHILPSLQELRLSSLPKAKLVWRARFPNALCELEIEDCRALDRLIKLEEEANGSGERVITIFPHLHTMVLRRLPELKSLSDGE, from the exons ATGGAGGGCCAAGCGACGGCCGGCCGCCGAATCCTTTTGCAGGACCGCATCAGCAATGCTTCACTGGGACACACCGCAAGGCTGCTCTTGTTCGTCACGAGTCGCTC CTCTACAATGGGGTCTGTTTCCACGAGTTCTGTTATGGATATTTTCAACTTGTTGAAGGCTTGTTGCTCTCAGTCATGCAATTATATCATGACCTATGGGGGGACTTTTAGCTCCTTGGCCAGTGAGGTTGGGCAGCTGAAGGACAAAAGTTCCGATGTCAAGAGAGGCGTCGAGGCAGCAACAAGGGATGGCATGACTCCCAGGAGCGAAGTGCTTGGGTGGCTAAGCTCCGTGCAAGACATGGAAGGTGAAGCCGAGTCGATAGAGAGAAAATACAACCAAAAGATCAAGTGTTTGTGTAGCTTCCCACTCAACGTTTGTTCTGCCTACCGTCTCAGAAACAGAGCTGAAGCAGCACTTGCCACAATCAGAGAGCTCAAACAAAGTGTAGAGTTCACTAAGCTCGCAGATAACCTGAATCTTATCCGCTCCATCAAGATGCCAACCAACAAAACTATCGGCATGGACAAGGTCTTCGAGGAGCTTCTACGCCATGCCAAAGATGATAGTTTGAGTGTGATTGGCATCCACGGAATGGGTGGTGTGGGCAAGACAGCACTCTTGAGAAGATTCAACAATGATTTCCCGAGTGAAACAGAGGCAGACGTGGTAATCTTCCTTGAGCTATCAATAGACTATAAGCTGGAGGAAGTCCAGAAATCTTTATTCGATCGACTGAGTTTGACATGGAAGGATGAGGTCACACACAGAGACAGAGCAACCAAATTATTTAGAGTCCTGAGTACGTTGAAATTCATATTGTTACTCGATAATCTATGGGAGCCCCTAAATTATCAGGTTGTTGGAATTCCACTTCCCGCGCCTCCATCAAAGTGCAAGATCATATTCACATCCCGAACAGAAGACACTTGCAGCCACATGGGCACAGAAAAGATGATTAAAATGGAATGCTTAGAACAGGAGGCAGCCTGGAATCTCTTCAGAAATAGTGCAAGGATGGATGTCATTGACGCCGACAAGAATATACGGATCAAGGCTAGAGATTTACACAAGGAATGTGGCGGCTTGCCTGCAGCTCTCATTGTGCTGGCACAAGCAATGGCGCCTAAAAAGACGTGGGAAGAGTGGATACACGCCTTGACCATCATGAAGGACACACCACACCAACTTCCTGGTATGACAAAAACTGTTTTTTCTATCCTGAAACTAAGCTATGATCGTCTATCCAGTGATAACTTGCGAGTTTGCGCCTCTTATGGTGCATTATTCAAAAAAGGATCTTGGATTGACAAATTTGATATTAGGGATTTATGGATAGGTGAAGGGATTTTTGATAATGCCGATAATATATGCGATTCTACCCAGCAGACACAGTTTCTACTTGGCATACTACATGCAGCATCTTTAACCGTAAGGGTTCATGATGACTACTTCACGATGCATCCCATGACCCGGGCCATGATATTGTGGGTGCAACGTGAGTGCGGGAAGAAGGAGAACAAATGGTTGGTGCGGGATAGGGAGCGGGTCGAAGAAGCACCGGCAGCTGAGAAATGGCGAGATGCAGAGAGAATTGCACTTGTGTGGAACCAAATAAGAGACCTTCCAGAAGCACCTGAATGTCCTAACTTGATTTTTCTGAATCTTCACGTTAACAAATTTCTCAGGAAGATTCCAAATGGCTTCTTCTTGCACATGCCTCACCTCAAAATCCTTGATTTGCGAGATACTTCTATAAGGGAGCTCCCGGTAAGCATTGGCAATCTGGTGCAACTACACTATCTCAGTCTATGCGAAACTAGGATTACTTCTCTACCAAAGGAGATGGCAGCATTAGTAAATCTCAAATATTTGTCATTGGAATCCATGAAATATTTGAGAAATATTCCTGACCGACTAATCTCCGGTCTTCGAGAATTGCAGTGGCTTGACATGGGGGACAGCTACAGTGGGTGGAGGGAAGGACAGACTTGGGAAGGAGGTGTGAGTTTTGAAGAGATGGAAAGTTTGAAGAGATTAAAATTCATTGGGATCACAGTCAGCACTTTTGCTGCTCTTCAAAACCTCTGTGACTCTCCAAGACTGGCAGCATTCACACATTGGCTCCATATAAAAGGGTGTCCAGATTTGACGACGTTCAACCTCCCATCCATGAATTTTCATGCGGAAACAATGCCCAGAGTGATACATATCGAGCTTCACGCAATGAGTGAGCTAGAAGAGGTAGTAATTGGCAATCGTAAACATATTCTTCCATCTCTACAAGAACTTCGACTTTCGAGTCTCCCAAAAGCAAAGCTCGTTTGGAGGGCTAGGTTCCCTAATGCTCTTTGTGAACTAGAAATTGAGGATTGCAGAGCACTAGATAGATTGATCAAATTGGAGGAAGAGGCAAATGGCAGTGGGGAGAGAGTTATAACAATCTTCCCTCATCTCCACACGATGGTGCTACGGAGGCTTCCAGAATTGAAGAGTTTGAGTGATGGAGAATGA